The following proteins come from a genomic window of Trifolium pratense cultivar HEN17-A07 linkage group LG4, ARS_RC_1.1, whole genome shotgun sequence:
- the LOC123919477 gene encoding lipid droplet phospholipase 1-like, protein MEYDDDSNYSSSSSSSSSSSSSSVDHLIVMVNGTGGSAKDWMFATEQFVTVFPDKVFVHRSKQNVGKLAKDGVDIMGERLAREVIEVIERKSNLRKISFLAYSVGGLVARYAIGRLHKTPEIEPMQNSSNAESNADSVGTICGLRAMNFITLATPHLGLSGHKQLPILFGKTKLEKIARKIASWTDGKTGRHLFLTDGTEQKDPLLLSMVTDSNQCYFISALRAFKRRVVYANVINDHVVGWRTASIRGDIARKQWDGIHNEYPHVVYEEDCQACDPVENNRSYDIQEEMLKGLSSVAWEKVDVSFNNGLVKFEAHSLIQVTHPSRHIEGADVIQHMIDHFLT, encoded by the exons ATGGAGTACGACGATGATTCCAATtattcctcctcctcctcctcctcgtcctcctcctcctcctcctccgtgGACCATCTCATTGTCATGGTAAATGGAACGGGTGGAAG TGCAAAAGATTGGATGTTTGCGACAGAGCAATTTGTTACAGTGTTCCCGGATAAGGTTTTTGTTCACC GTAGCAAACAGAATGTAGGTAAGCTGGCAAAAGATGGTGTGGACATAATGGGTGAGCGATTGGCAAGAGAG GTCATTGAAGTAATTGAAAGAAAGTCAAATCTGCGTAAAATCTCCTTTTTAGCATACTCGGTTGGAGGACTGGTGGCACGATATGCGATTGGGCGGTTGCATAAGACACCTGAAATTGAACCTATGCAGAACTCGAGCAATGCTGAGAGTAACGCGGACTCAGTTGGTACAATATGCGGTTTACGGGCGATGAATTTCATAACACTTGCCACACCTCATCTAGGGTTAAGTGGCCATAAGCAG TTGCCAATTCTTTTTGGAAAAACTAAACTTGAGAAAATTGCAAGAAAGATTGCTTCTTGGACAGATGGAAAAACAGGCCGTCATCTTTTCCTTACTGATGGCACTGAGCAAAAAGATCCCTTGCTCCTAAGCATGGTTACTGACTCTAATCAATGTTATTTCAT ATCTGCATTGCGTGCTTTCAAACGCCGGGTTGTATATGCAAATGTGATCAATGACC ATGTTGTTGGTTGGAGAACCGCGTCCATTAGAGGTGATATTGCACGCAAACAA TGGGACGGTATCCACAATGAATATCCACATGTTGTGTACGAAGAGGATTGCCAAGCTTGCGACCCAGTGGAAAATAATAGATCTTATGATATACAAG AGGAGATGCTAAAAGGTTTGTCGTCCGTGGCATGGGAAAAAGTGGATGTCAGCTTCAACAATGGCCTTGTTAAGTTTGAAGCTCATAGCCTCATCCAG GTCACACATCCATCCAGACATATAGAAGGCGCGGATGTGATCCAACATATGATTGACCATTTTCTTACCtag